catgcaagataaattgattttaaaagaaatgataatcgataaaatcaactcccgtcagtacttcagtactttaattattatatgggcttttttttatttgagtcCTTGTGTAGCAATCTACGTGATGCAATTTCAATCAGTTTGTATAACCaacgtgatgacaaaaaattttTACTTTGATCTCAACGTCGTTAATTTTTCATGCAGTATTGCCTTTACTATAAAAAATACTCCACGCATAATTGTGATTTCCGaagtaaaataatttattttgcaaaattcaTGTACATAAATTTATTGACTAGAAATATTCTAttaaatagaaattaaataatgaaaatgtacactaattttataaataaatgagaaaAGGAAACGGAAAAAAATGGTGTCATACGTTCACATAcccatgataaaaatatataaacatgaaAGCTAGCAAGCAATTCAGTAGGCACGCATTCCAACAAATGTAGGTGTTTTACAAATGAGAACTGTTATAAACTACAACCACATTGTAACACATTTCcgttttttaaagttaaaatccCGATGCGGTCCCGAAGAACTAAAAAAGTACTTGTCTCTTCGCTTTCTGTAACTTGACAAACGGAATTTTCCGAACTAACTCTCGGCATTTCCggaatattttgatttagaGATAAACCACCACAGCCTCCAATACAAGAGGAGTAGGTAACTCCACTGGGAAACAAAATGTTCTGTTCGAATCCCATGTCGGAAAACGACACAAACTGTTCGTACCTACAACAGTTTTGAGTATCATTCGATAACAAGCAGGGATTATTATCTAGATTTCGTTTTGATCGATGGTTCTGTTTCAACCGATAAATAAGAAATGGTCTATGATAATGCAACTCTTTGGGTTTCTTCCCTCTTTTCTTTTTCGTATTTCTCTGTCTTCTATTTTTACGGTTCTTTCTTTTATTCTTCCTCGATCGCTTCCTTTTCCGCTTTGATGGGTGTGTTTTTAAAGGAAAAGTTATTCTGGTACGTTTGTTGCACCTTCTACAGTCTATGCACATGGAAACAGTCCTATTCTGATAGCTCTCAAAGCTGTTTGTAATAGAACGTGGTAGGGAAACTTTATACCAAGCTGTATCATTTGGACGAATCTGTAATTTTGccacattttttcttcttttagacCCATTCTGGAGAGAAAACACTTTTAACACTATTCGCCTACTTCCTTTTCGACGTGTTTTTACTTTGAAGTAAATATATATGTCCGCTCCTTGTATATCTATTCCTTCTTCAAAGTACTCATCCGGAATTCTGAATTGCATACAGTGTGGGTCATTTGTTGagtctagaaaaaaaattaatcattttagatgaaagtatttacattttgctTATTTCTAGCCTAAGTAATAAAATCATGTTAAACTATCACCAACTTACTATCAATTTGAAGATGATTAAATCTTGTTGAGATTacggtaatatttttttttaattttgaaaaactgtTACGATGAAAACGaatcataaaaatcataattaatagaaaatacTTTCTTAACAGGTGACTGATGCACAAAAAGGACCTTAAAAATGTACGGAAGAGGGGTGTCAAGCATTAAACGTGATGAAATAATCATTTGATgttaaacgtttttttttttaaatatggcaATTAAATGTGTATAGGACAGATGCAGTCTGACGTTTCGCCAGAATAAATAAGGGGTGGACCCCATTTTAATTCtgaagaaaaatgttaaaatgcgTCCAATTAGCTCAGATGGCAATTAGACAACAATATTTCGCCCCATTCATATGTCTTTTGCCTCATCTTGATGTTTTTTGCCCCATTGACATGGTTTTGCCACATCCACAGTCATGAAGCCATTGTAAGAGTGAGTAGTGGATACGTTGACATATAATTTGCATTGCTtgtttcgttaaaaaaaactatccttTGGTTATTGTTTGACCATATTAAAcgtgttttatttacataacaaagaaaaggAGGTTATGtccaaattaatatttttcatctttGCAAAAGAAGTAATTTGCTCACTTTCATGTTATGATTAATTTTGGAAATAGTtctaattcaaattttaaaaaaaacgtgcAAGTGTTCTAAGTTTCCACAACAActaaattaaacatatttgaaaacacgCCTCCGGTTGGCTGGGATGTTACATGTTGTGCGTTGGAGGTCATTGATGTGGAAGGAAGCCAGTATACCTGGAGGAAACCCATGCTCCTTTCCAAGTGGACCACCACTATACCCTTTTGTGAGCATACAACCATTGTCGACAACGGGGATCGAATTCGAACTCGATTGGTCGCAGTGGAGAAAAGCGAGAGTATTGTCCAACGTGCTATGTGGACACCCACTTTCCTTAGCAagaacaatgttttttttacccATGACGTCAAGAGAAAGAACATAATACAGCTATATATGAAATTCTCACCTGCCGGGCGTGAAAAAACTGGCGGGAGATTGACAATTTTTACGTCTTTTTTATCGAAGTCCGGAGGTTTCATGGGGGTAAAAATAATCTCGCTGGTCGTCTCATTTTTCTTTGGATCGGTCGATTGTTCGTCGCATCCCATTCGTATTAATTCACAAATTTTTCGTCGAAGCTGATCTAATCGCATTATTGGTTTAAGGTTGATGCGTCTTAGTCCTGACGGAAGGTAGCGAAAATCTCCTAGAAATGCAATCATACAAGGAATACATGTCATTTATGTTCTATATaagttttttaaatcaattactACGATTGAATAAGATCTTGACTCCGTTACGATTGGTTATGAAACGGGGATGTATCAAGTTGTATTATAAATGATAGAAAACATTGTTactataaatttatttattcattcataaattttctagatttttaattaatgtaGATTTTTAATCATTCTGATGTTCAAACTCTACTAGTTATTTA
The window above is part of the Magallana gigas chromosome 10, xbMagGiga1.1, whole genome shotgun sequence genome. Proteins encoded here:
- the LOC105322837 gene encoding inhibin beta A chain-like, whose amino-acid sequence is MCIPVFLKISEPALWIVLLILPLQFYSTAEIPWPGVKQPGDFRYLPSGLRRINLKPIMRLDQLRRKICELIRMGCDEQSTDPKKNETTSEIIFTPMKPPDFDKKDVKIVNLPPVFSRPADSTNDPHCMQFRIPDEYFEEGIDIQGADIYIYFKVKTRRKGSRRIVLKVFSLQNGSKRRKNVAKLQIRPNDTAWYKVSLPRSITNSFESYQNRTVSMCIDCRRCNKRTRITFPLKTHPSKRKRKRSRKNKRKNRKNRRQRNTKKKRGKKPKELHYHRPFLIYRLKQNHRSKRNLDNNPCLLSNDTQNCCRYEQFVSFSDMGFEQNILFPSGVTYSSCIGGCGGLSLNQNIPEMPRVSSENSVCQVTESEETSTFLVLRDRIGILTLKNGNVLQCGCSL